The DNA window ACGTCCGCGAGTCGCTCGGCATCACCGGGGCCGGCAACCACATCGCCATCCCCCACGGCAAGTCGAGCGTCGTGAAGAAGATCACGATCGCCATCGGCCGCTCCGACCACTACGTCGAGTGGGAGAGCTACGACGACCAGCCCGTGAACCTGTTCTTCCTGTTCTGCGTCTCCGACGACGAGGGCTTCGCGCAGAACCACATGCGCCTGCTCGCCAAGCTCGCCGGAAAGATCGGCAACGACGACCTGTGCGAGGAGCTCCAGAACGCCAAGACGCCCGCCGAGGTCATCGAGATCCTCACGCGCGACTAGCAAGGCACCTGCCGGGCCACGCGCCCGAAACAAGAGAAACGCCAAAGGGAGAGGAACCACCATGAAGATCGTTGGAGTCACCGCCTGCACCGCCGGTATCGCCCACACCTACATCGTCGCCGAGAAGATCCAGAAGGCCGCAGAGGCCGCCGGTCACGAGTGCAAGATCGAGACCCAGGGCACCATCGGCGCCGACAACGTCCTCACCGAGCAGGAGATCGCCGACGCAGACGTCGTCATCGTCGCCCACGATATCGCCGTGAACCTCGACCGCTTCAAGGACAAGCGCGTCGTGGACATCCCCATCTCCACGGCCATGAAGAACCCCAAGAGCCTCATCGCCACGATCGAGAAGAAGCTCGGCAAGTAGGTTCGCGGGACTCGTCCCATTTCATTCGGTGTACGTAGGCCGCAAGGCCTATCAAGGCAATTCGGGTTGGAAGGCCCGGAAGAAAAGTAAGGAAAGGAAGGAGTGCAATGTCTAAGATCAAGAAAGTCGGAGTCATGAAGACGATCATGACCGGAATCTCGTACATGATTCCTATGGTCGTTGCCGGCGGCATCTTGGGCGCTCTGGCCAAGGGCTTCGGCGGGTGGCAGATCGGTAGCTACTACTCCGACGTCGCGAGCACGTGGGCCACGCCCTTCACCGGCATGGAGCCCTTCACCTGGGGTGGCTTCTGGTGGGGCGTCAACATGCTCAGCAGCTACGCCATGAACTTCGCCGTGGCGATCCTGTGCGCCTACATGGCCTACGCCATCGCCGAGCGCCCGGGCATCGTCCCTGGCTTCATCATCGGCTACGTCTGCGTCATGTCCAAGGCTGGCTTCCTCGGCGGCCTGCTCATGGGCTTCGTCATTGGCTACTTCATCCTCTGGATGAAGACCTGGAAGGTCCCGAAGTGGATGAGCGGCCTCATGCCCGTGCTCATCATTCCGGTGCTCACCACGTTCGTGTGCGGCATGCTGTTCCTGTGCGTGTTCTGCCAGCCCCTCGCCTTCATCATGGATGCGTTCCAGAACTGGATCAAGTCCCTCAATGGTGGCTCCAAAGCTGTCATCGGCGCTGTCATCGGTGCCTGCATGGGCTTTGACATGGGCGGCCCCGTCAACAAGACCGCTTCCATGGCCGCTAACGGCCTCGGTGCCGACGGCATCTACGGTCCTATGTCCGCCAAGATCATCGGTGGCATGACCCCGCCCTGCGGCGTGTTCATCGCCTCCCTCATCGCCAAGGACAAGTTCACCCAGACCGAGCGCGACACGGCCATCACCGCCTTCCCCATGGGCCTGTGCTTCATCACCGAGGGCGTCCTTCCGTTCGCCGCAGGCGACCCGCTGCACTTCATCCCGGCGTCCATGATCGGCTCTGCCGTCGCTGGCGCCATCGCAGTTGGCATGGGCGTCGAGTCCATGGCCGGCCACGGCGGAATCTTCGTCTTCCCTGCCATGGCCAACCCGCTGTGGGCCGTTGTCGCCCTCATCGTGGGCTCCGTGGTGACGGGCGTCATCTACGCCATCATCAAGAAGAAGCCCGAAGAGGCCGAGAACGTCGAAGAGGAGGTCACGGACGACCTCGACATCGACTTCTAGTCAATCGCCCCACCGTGGGGCCGGCCAAGTGTCGGCCCCACCAATTAGAAACAGGCTTTCCAACCCGTATTCACACGCTTCAAAGAAATCGAGGTACGCAATGCTAGTCTCCATGAAGTCCATCCTCGATGACGCCAACAAGAACTACTACGGCGTCATGTCGATGAACAGCATCAACATCGAGATGGTCCGCGGCGGCATCGAGGCTGCCTCTGAGGAGCACTCCCCCATCATTATCCAGATGGGCCCCGGCCAGATCGCCAAGCACGCCCACCTGCCCGAGATCGTGCCGGTCGTGAAGGAGCTCGCCGCCAAGGCCCCCGTGCCCGTGGCCCTCAACCTCGACCACGGCTCCAAGCTCGACGACGAGATCGCCGCCATCCAGGCTGGCTTCACCAACGTCATGATCGACGCTTCCTCGCTTCCCTACGAGGAGAACGTCCAGAAGACCAAGACCATCGTCTCGCTCGCCCACCCCATGGGCGTCTCCGTCGAGGCCGAGCTCGGCCACGTTGGCCAGGCCGCTGACGGCGACGGCATCACCGACGACCTGTACACCAACGTCGAGCAGGCCAAGGACTTCGTGGCCCAGACTGGCTGCGACGCGCTGGCCGTTGCCATCGGCACCGCCCACGGCAACTATCCCAAGGGCTTCGTCCCCAAGCTTGACTTCGAGCGCCTGGCCGAGCTCAAGGAGGCCCTCCAGATGCCGCTCGTGCTCCACGGCGGCTCCGGTTCGGGCGAGGAGAACCTCAAGCGCGCGGTTGCCGGCGGTATCAACAAGATCAACGTCTGCACCGACGCCTTCGCGGCCGCCAAGGCCGGCATGCTCGAGCTTCTCGAGGAGAACCCCAACGCCGACTTCCTGGCCCTGCAGATGAAGGCCGAGGCCTCCGTCAAGGCGTTCGTCAAGGACTACATCCACATCATCGGTTCGAACGACCGCTACGTCTTCACCGACTTCGAGAGCGGCTCACAGGAGTAGCCACGCCCCGAGCCCGCACACACAAAGTCACGCGAAAGGAACGCACATGAAGATCGCACTCATCCAGGAGTTCTCGCAGGCCGGCAAGAACGACATCATCCTCGGCACGCTCAAGAAGGTCGTCGAGCCCATGGGCCACACGGTCTACAACACGCTCATGAAGCAGATCGACAACCCCAAGGACCTCCCCGAGCTCTACCCGGCCGACAACCCCCGCCGCACCTACCTGCACATCGGCATCCAGGCTGCGCTTCTGCTCAACTCCGGCGCCGTCGACTTCGTGGTCACGGGCTGCGGCACCGGCCAGGGCGCCCTCATGAGCTGCAACATGTACCCAGGTGTCGTCTGCGGCTACTGCATCGAGCCCACGGACGCCTACCTGTTCCTGCAGATCAACAACGGCAACTGCCTGTC is part of the Parolsenella massiliensis genome and encodes:
- a CDS encoding class II fructose-bisphosphate aldolase, giving the protein MLVSMKSILDDANKNYYGVMSMNSINIEMVRGGIEAASEEHSPIIIQMGPGQIAKHAHLPEIVPVVKELAAKAPVPVALNLDHGSKLDDEIAAIQAGFTNVMIDASSLPYEENVQKTKTIVSLAHPMGVSVEAELGHVGQAADGDGITDDLYTNVEQAKDFVAQTGCDALAVAIGTAHGNYPKGFVPKLDFERLAELKEALQMPLVLHGGSGSGEENLKRAVAGGINKINVCTDAFAAAKAGMLELLEENPNADFLALQMKAEASVKAFVKDYIHIIGSNDRYVFTDFESGSQE
- a CDS encoding PTS fructose transporter subunit IIC, which produces MSKIKKVGVMKTIMTGISYMIPMVVAGGILGALAKGFGGWQIGSYYSDVASTWATPFTGMEPFTWGGFWWGVNMLSSYAMNFAVAILCAYMAYAIAERPGIVPGFIIGYVCVMSKAGFLGGLLMGFVIGYFILWMKTWKVPKWMSGLMPVLIIPVLTTFVCGMLFLCVFCQPLAFIMDAFQNWIKSLNGGSKAVIGAVIGACMGFDMGGPVNKTASMAANGLGADGIYGPMSAKIIGGMTPPCGVFIASLIAKDKFTQTERDTAITAFPMGLCFITEGVLPFAAGDPLHFIPASMIGSAVAGAIAVGMGVESMAGHGGIFVFPAMANPLWAVVALIVGSVVTGVIYAIIKKKPEEAENVEEEVTDDLDIDF
- a CDS encoding RpiB/LacA/LacB family sugar-phosphate isomerase produces the protein MKIALIQEFSQAGKNDIILGTLKKVVEPMGHTVYNTLMKQIDNPKDLPELYPADNPRRTYLHIGIQAALLLNSGAVDFVVTGCGTGQGALMSCNMYPGVVCGYCIEPTDAYLFLQINNGNCLSIPYAKGFGWGAELNLENIFTRAFGSPKGQGYPTANKASQNRNAGLLSDFKQRVAKPLPEIIRSLDQQFVKEAITPEFLACFDEGCQDDELRELVHSYVD
- a CDS encoding PTS sugar transporter subunit IIA → MELNEVLSEDIIDLNLKGTTKDEILRELSQHLYDNGYISDVNQFVKDIYVRESLGITGAGNHIAIPHGKSSVVKKITIAIGRSDHYVEWESYDDQPVNLFFLFCVSDDEGFAQNHMRLLAKLAGKIGNDDLCEELQNAKTPAEVIEILTRD
- a CDS encoding PTS fructose transporter subunit IIB; translation: MKIVGVTACTAGIAHTYIVAEKIQKAAEAAGHECKIETQGTIGADNVLTEQEIADADVVIVAHDIAVNLDRFKDKRVVDIPISTAMKNPKSLIATIEKKLGK